The following are encoded together in the Pedobacter sp. D749 genome:
- a CDS encoding sulfite exporter TauE/SafE family protein: MQESFLLFYCLLFIVAFLYASVGHGGASGYLALMAIFAISPAIMKPTALLLNLFVSSTSFIQFYRGGHFKWKTFWPFALASIPLSFVGGMMMIESSIYKRILGLLLLIPVIRFFFFKNTDSKDFKSSNIPLSLAIGGIIGLLSGMIGIGGGIILSPILLLLKWTDQKQTAAISAAFIFVNSVAGLGGQLIKGFEFNSHMLTYVGVAFVGGLCGAYFGALKFPQTVLKNVLACVLALAAYKLLFTHA; encoded by the coding sequence ATGCAAGAAAGTTTTCTTCTCTTTTACTGCTTACTTTTTATTGTTGCTTTTTTATATGCTTCAGTCGGGCATGGTGGGGCAAGCGGCTACCTTGCGCTGATGGCCATTTTTGCCATTTCTCCAGCCATTATGAAGCCAACAGCATTATTATTAAATCTGTTTGTTTCTTCCACTTCATTTATCCAGTTTTACCGTGGTGGTCATTTTAAGTGGAAAACCTTCTGGCCTTTTGCACTTGCTTCTATCCCACTCTCTTTTGTGGGTGGTATGATGATGATCGAAAGTTCCATTTATAAAAGGATTTTAGGCCTGCTTTTACTCATCCCGGTCATCCGTTTTTTCTTCTTTAAAAATACCGATTCAAAAGATTTCAAATCATCAAATATTCCACTATCGCTTGCCATTGGCGGTATTATTGGCTTACTTTCGGGCATGATCGGTATCGGCGGAGGGATTATCCTTTCTCCTATCCTATTGCTTTTAAAATGGACAGATCAAAAACAGACCGCAGCCATTAGCGCAGCATTCATCTTTGTTAATTCGGTTGCTGGCTTAGGTGGTCAACTCATTAAAGGCTTCGAATTTAATAGCCACATGCTCACTTATGTTGGCGTGGCTTTCGTTGGTGGCCTTTGCGGGGCTTATTTTGGTGCGCTAAAATTCCCGCAAACTGTTTTAAAAAATGTCCTGGCCTGTGTATTGGCACTGGCCGCCTATAAATTACTCTTTACACATGCATAA
- a CDS encoding ABC transporter ATP-binding protein, with amino-acid sequence MEKTKEAKKPSIFSLLGNYKGLIFMLILFALLSNGINLLLPKIIASGIDSYTNKTFNLQSILLQFSLAIVLVFIFTYLQSIVQTYASERVARDLRTRLSDQISRQSHAYIIQANPSKLLTNLTADADSIKMFVSQAIVSICSSIFLIVGASILLLMINWKLALCVIAIVPIIGGAFFYVLSKVKVLFKKSREVIDWLNKVISESILGSALIRVINSQTLEYHKFLDANAKARDLGISILRMFAALIPVIVFTANLSGLCILVLGGHFVITNSMTLGEFTAFSSYLTLIIFPILVIGFMSNVIAQATASYQRIESVLNAAEINHPGTLTSQLKGDVEVKDISMNFGQKPILKSVSFSAKAGSKTAIIGPTAAGKTQLLYILTGLIDADSGVVLFDGEEIKQYKQENFHQQVGFVFQDSIMFNMSIRENIAFSDTVTDESLAKAIATAELKDFVDALPDQLNTIVSERGNSLSGGQKQRIMLARALAVNPKILLLDDFTARVDTNTEKRILANIQQNYPGLTLLSITQKIASVEHYDKVILLMQGEIIAEGTHQELLKSSPEYVQIYNSQQSTSNYELQS; translated from the coding sequence ATGGAAAAAACCAAAGAAGCCAAAAAGCCGAGTATTTTCAGTTTACTTGGAAACTACAAAGGCTTAATTTTTATGCTAATCCTGTTTGCGCTGCTCAGTAACGGTATCAACTTACTTTTACCAAAGATTATTGCCAGTGGTATCGATTCGTACACCAATAAAACTTTCAATCTTCAATCCATACTGCTTCAGTTTTCGCTGGCCATTGTTCTGGTTTTTATTTTTACTTATTTGCAGAGTATTGTGCAAACCTATGCTTCTGAACGTGTGGCAAGAGATTTAAGAACCAGGCTATCTGATCAGATTTCGAGACAAAGCCATGCCTACATTATTCAGGCTAACCCATCAAAACTGCTTACCAACCTTACTGCCGATGCCGATTCGATTAAAATGTTTGTTTCGCAGGCTATTGTATCTATCTGTTCGTCTATATTTTTAATTGTTGGCGCAAGTATCCTGCTCTTAATGATTAACTGGAAACTGGCACTTTGCGTAATTGCGATTGTGCCAATTATTGGCGGCGCGTTTTTTTACGTGTTAAGCAAGGTAAAAGTGCTTTTCAAAAAGAGCAGGGAAGTGATCGATTGGTTAAACAAAGTAATCAGCGAAAGTATTTTAGGTTCGGCTCTGATACGGGTAATCAATTCTCAAACTTTAGAATACCATAAATTTTTAGATGCAAATGCCAAAGCGAGAGATTTAGGGATATCCATCCTGCGAATGTTTGCAGCCTTGATTCCGGTTATTGTTTTTACAGCCAATTTATCTGGTTTGTGCATTTTGGTGCTGGGTGGTCATTTTGTAATTACCAACTCGATGACCCTGGGAGAGTTTACCGCTTTTAGCAGTTACCTCACACTCATTATCTTTCCCATTTTGGTAATCGGTTTTATGAGTAATGTTATTGCACAGGCTACGGCATCTTATCAAAGAATAGAAAGTGTACTCAACGCGGCAGAGATCAACCATCCGGGTACATTAACTTCACAGTTAAAGGGCGATGTCGAAGTGAAAGATATTAGTATGAATTTCGGCCAGAAACCAATTTTAAAATCAGTTTCATTTTCTGCCAAGGCAGGTTCTAAAACGGCCATTATTGGGCCTACAGCTGCAGGAAAAACGCAATTGCTTTATATTTTAACAGGTTTGATTGATGCTGATTCGGGAGTGGTATTGTTTGATGGTGAAGAGATTAAACAATACAAGCAAGAGAATTTTCACCAACAGGTTGGTTTTGTATTTCAGGATAGCATCATGTTTAACATGAGCATTCGGGAAAATATTGCCTTTAGCGATACTGTTACAGACGAATCGTTGGCGAAGGCCATTGCTACTGCTGAACTTAAGGATTTTGTAGATGCTTTGCCAGACCAGTTAAATACGATTGTTTCAGAACGGGGGAACAGTCTTTCGGGTGGACAAAAACAGCGGATTATGTTAGCAAGAGCCCTGGCTGTAAATCCGAAGATTTTATTACTGGATGATTTTACTGCCCGTGTTGATACCAATACCGAGAAAAGAATTTTGGCGAATATCCAGCAGAATTATCCGGGTTTAACTTTACTTTCTATTACCCAAAAAATAGCTTCTGTTGAACATTACGACAAAGTGATCTTGCTGATGCAGGGCGAAATCATTGCAGAAGGAACCCATCAGGAATTGTTGAAAAGCAGTCCTGAGTATGTTCAGATTTACAATTCACAACAGAGCACCAGTAATTATGAACTACAATCTTAA
- a CDS encoding cold-shock protein, giving the protein MKNGTVKFFNSEKGFGFIKEENGSEIFVHASGLIDEIRENDTVEYEVQEGKKGLNAVKVRVV; this is encoded by the coding sequence ATGAAAAACGGAACAGTAAAATTTTTTAACTCAGAAAAAGGCTTTGGTTTTATCAAAGAAGAAAACGGATCTGAGATTTTTGTGCATGCATCAGGTCTGATTGACGAAATCAGAGAAAATGATACAGTTGAATATGAAGTTCAAGAAGGCAAAAAAGGCCTTAATGCAGTGAAAGTAAGAGTTGTTTAA
- a CDS encoding ABC transporter ATP-binding protein yields MNYNLNQLSARQEKQSTYKALKSLLKLISAERKNLWLALIAILVNSGLLLLGPLLVGHTVDTYIRTKQFHGVLIFGGILLVMYMMAMVTGYIQTRLMGGIGQRMLYTLRNSIFNKLQELPVSFFNQNKAGDLISRVNNDTDKLNQFFSQSLMQFIGSIVTMIGAGIFLLSINPELGAATLSPAVVIVLFTVALSPWVKGKNAKNLKSVGGMSAEIQESLNNFKVIIAFNRRDYFRKRFNEANTENYKTAIGAGLANNIFVPIYGLLSSIAQLITLLFGIYLISKGNFTLGLLVSYISYTTNFYNPLRQLAALWTSFQVAMAGWDRISQILSLESDLQQVKTDENITSDALLEFKNVHFSYDDSKEILHNINLRFEKGKTYALIGPTGGGKTTTASLISRLYDATKGTILLNGKDIRSFSAEERTQKIGFILQEPFLFTGTVKENILYGNSQYKEVSDEKLERIIEEANLNALLAIFGEGLNTQITSGSDSISLGQKQLIAFMRAVLRNPELLILDEATANIDTITEQLLGSILNKLSKETTLVIIAHRLNTIENADEIYFVNEGEVQKAGTLNDALNMLLKGKRVS; encoded by the coding sequence ATGAACTACAATCTTAACCAGCTTAGTGCCAGGCAGGAAAAGCAATCGACTTATAAAGCGCTGAAAAGCCTGCTTAAACTCATTTCAGCCGAACGTAAAAACCTGTGGCTGGCACTGATTGCTATTTTAGTAAATTCAGGTTTATTGCTTTTAGGACCGTTATTGGTTGGCCATACGGTTGATACCTATATTCGCACCAAACAATTTCATGGTGTGCTTATTTTTGGCGGTATCTTGCTGGTGATGTACATGATGGCCATGGTTACCGGTTACATCCAAACCAGGTTAATGGGCGGAATAGGCCAGCGGATGTTATACACTTTACGCAATTCCATTTTTAATAAATTACAGGAATTACCCGTTTCGTTTTTTAACCAGAACAAAGCCGGTGATCTGATTTCGAGGGTGAATAATGATACAGATAAACTGAACCAGTTTTTTTCGCAATCGCTAATGCAGTTTATCGGTAGTATCGTAACCATGATTGGTGCCGGTATTTTCCTGCTTTCGATTAACCCTGAACTTGGCGCGGCAACACTTTCGCCAGCGGTGGTAATCGTTCTTTTTACAGTGGCTTTATCGCCCTGGGTAAAAGGAAAAAATGCTAAAAATTTAAAAAGTGTTGGCGGAATGAGCGCTGAAATACAGGAAAGCCTGAACAACTTTAAAGTAATTATCGCCTTTAACCGCAGGGATTATTTTAGGAAACGTTTTAACGAAGCCAATACCGAAAACTATAAAACAGCGATTGGTGCTGGTTTAGCCAATAATATTTTTGTCCCTATTTACGGGCTATTATCGAGTATTGCGCAATTAATTACCTTACTATTTGGTATTTATTTAATTTCTAAGGGCAATTTTACCCTGGGTTTATTGGTGAGTTATATTTCTTACACCACTAATTTTTATAATCCGCTGAGGCAACTGGCGGCTCTTTGGACTAGTTTCCAGGTCGCTATGGCTGGTTGGGACAGGATATCGCAAATCCTTTCGTTAGAGAGCGACTTACAACAGGTTAAAACCGATGAAAATATTACTTCTGATGCTTTGCTTGAGTTTAAAAATGTTCATTTTTCTTATGATGATAGCAAAGAAATCCTGCATAATATCAATTTAAGATTCGAAAAGGGTAAAACTTATGCTTTAATTGGACCAACCGGAGGTGGGAAAACCACAACTGCTTCATTAATTTCACGATTATACGATGCTACAAAAGGTACTATTTTATTAAATGGTAAGGATATCAGGTCATTTTCTGCAGAAGAACGAACACAAAAAATCGGTTTTATATTGCAAGAGCCATTTTTATTTACGGGAACTGTAAAAGAGAATATTTTGTACGGTAATAGTCAATATAAAGAGGTTAGTGATGAAAAGCTGGAGAGAATAATTGAAGAAGCTAACCTCAACGCACTTTTAGCCATATTTGGTGAAGGGCTAAATACGCAGATTACTTCAGGATCAGACAGTATCAGTTTGGGCCAGAAACAGCTGATTGCTTTTATGCGTGCGGTGCTTAGAAATCCTGAATTATTGATTCTTGATGAAGCTACAGCAAATATTGATACGATAACCGAACAACTTTTAGGCAGTATTTTAAATAAACTTTCGAAAGAAACAACATTGGTAATTATAGCCCACCGTTTAAATACGATCGAAAATGCTGATGAAATTTATTTCGTAAATGAAGGGGAGGTGCAAAAGGCCGGAACGCTGAACGATGCATTAAATATGTTACTAAAAGGCAAGCGGGTAAGTTAA
- a CDS encoding SMP-30/gluconolactonase/LRE family protein, giving the protein MKKYFFSLAFLGLGLASFAQSVEQNIFVQDSLKLISAQFKFTEGASVDKQGNVFFTDQPNDKIWKYDINGKLSLYMDKSGRANGTYFDKKGNLIVCADENNQIWSIDKNKKIKVLFSDYEGKKVNGPNDIWLDAKGGIYFTDPYYQRDYWTRKSPEIQGQKVYYLPKGKKEAIIVADDVIKPNGIVGTPDGKLLYIADMGNNKTYRYAIGADAKLSDRQLIVNQHSDGMTLDNKGNIYLTGKGVDIYKPTGEKIAHINVPEEWCGNICFGGKDKNLLFITASKSLYVIPTSVKGVE; this is encoded by the coding sequence ATGAAAAAATATTTCTTTTCTCTAGCTTTTTTGGGCTTAGGCTTAGCTTCTTTTGCACAAAGTGTAGAACAAAACATTTTTGTGCAGGACAGTTTAAAATTGATTTCTGCACAGTTTAAGTTTACCGAGGGGGCTTCTGTTGATAAACAAGGAAATGTTTTTTTTACTGATCAGCCCAACGATAAAATCTGGAAATATGATATTAATGGCAAACTGAGCCTATACATGGATAAATCAGGTAGGGCAAATGGAACTTATTTTGATAAAAAAGGGAACTTAATTGTATGTGCCGACGAAAATAACCAGATCTGGTCTATCGATAAAAACAAGAAAATAAAAGTACTCTTCAGTGATTATGAAGGAAAAAAAGTAAATGGTCCAAATGATATCTGGTTGGATGCTAAAGGCGGGATATATTTTACCGACCCTTATTACCAACGTGATTACTGGACAAGGAAATCGCCCGAAATTCAGGGACAAAAGGTGTATTATCTGCCGAAAGGGAAAAAAGAAGCAATCATTGTCGCTGATGATGTAATTAAGCCAAACGGTATTGTGGGTACGCCAGATGGTAAATTATTGTACATTGCCGATATGGGGAACAATAAGACCTACCGTTATGCCATTGGCGCAGATGCCAAATTATCTGACAGACAGCTGATCGTTAACCAGCATTCTGACGGGATGACTTTAGATAACAAAGGAAATATCTATTTAACCGGAAAAGGAGTGGATATTTACAAACCTACAGGCGAAAAAATTGCTCATATTAATGTACCTGAAGAGTGGTGTGGTAACATTTGTTTCGGAGGAAAAGATAAAAACCTACTATTTATTACGGCCTCAAAATCGTTGTATGTTATTCCGACTAGTGTAAAAGGAGTGGAGTAA
- a CDS encoding MoaD/ThiS family protein yields MEIEIISFGQITEFINNQKIEVDGIADTDAFKQYLEDRFPALKGTKYKLALNKNIVQQNTQITNQATIAIMPPFSGG; encoded by the coding sequence ATGGAAATTGAAATCATCAGTTTCGGTCAAATTACCGAATTCATTAATAATCAAAAAATTGAAGTTGATGGCATTGCTGATACCGATGCCTTTAAACAATACCTCGAAGATCGCTTTCCAGCCTTGAAAGGCACAAAATACAAACTTGCCCTAAACAAAAATATTGTGCAACAGAATACCCAAATTACAAACCAGGCTACAATAGCCATAATGCCACCATTTTCAGGGGGTTAA
- the moaA gene encoding GTP 3',8-cyclase MoaA, translating into MIADSFGRIHDYLRISLTDNCNFRCFYCMPEEEYDFTPASRLMQTNEIIKLAEVFVANGVKKIRLTGGEPLVRKDAAQIIAALGKLPVELVITTNGTRIAEMLPVLQEAGIKTINISLDTLQPEKFFMITRRDVFHQVRSNIELLLQHKIKVKVNMVVMKGLNDDEINDFISWTKHNPIQIRFIEFMPFSGNKWTSNKMFSLDEILSVVEKDFTILSVKGEPHDTAKSFMIPGHEGSFAIISTMTNPFCDTCNRMRLTADGKLKNCLFSDSETDLLTALRKNEDVLPLIQSAIWSKKKALGGQLVSDFEKIDATTIQNRSMITIGG; encoded by the coding sequence ATGATAGCAGATTCTTTTGGAAGAATACACGACTATCTGCGGATATCGCTTACCGATAACTGCAACTTTCGCTGCTTTTATTGCATGCCAGAAGAAGAATACGACTTCACTCCTGCCTCCCGGCTCATGCAAACTAATGAAATTATTAAACTGGCAGAAGTTTTTGTGGCCAATGGCGTAAAAAAAATCAGGCTTACCGGCGGTGAACCATTAGTGAGGAAAGATGCAGCCCAAATTATTGCTGCATTGGGTAAACTTCCGGTTGAGCTCGTCATTACGACAAACGGAACGCGTATTGCTGAAATGTTGCCTGTATTACAAGAGGCAGGTATTAAAACCATTAACATCAGCCTGGATACCTTGCAACCTGAGAAATTCTTTATGATTACCCGAAGGGATGTTTTCCATCAGGTACGCAGCAATATCGAATTGCTTTTGCAACATAAAATAAAGGTAAAAGTAAACATGGTGGTAATGAAAGGGCTTAATGATGACGAAATCAATGATTTCATCAGTTGGACCAAACACAACCCCATTCAGATCAGGTTTATTGAGTTCATGCCCTTTAGTGGTAACAAATGGACGAGCAACAAGATGTTTTCTTTAGATGAAATCCTATCAGTGGTTGAAAAAGATTTCACAATATTATCTGTTAAAGGAGAACCACACGATACAGCCAAAAGTTTCATGATCCCTGGTCACGAAGGTTCGTTTGCCATTATCAGCACCATGACCAATCCTTTTTGCGATACCTGTAACCGCATGCGTTTAACTGCAGATGGCAAACTCAAAAACTGCCTTTTTTCGGATAGTGAAACCGATCTGCTTACCGCATTGCGGAAAAATGAAGACGTGCTTCCACTCATTCAATCGGCGATATGGAGCAAAAAGAAAGCATTGGGTGGGCAATTGGTAAGCGATTTTGAAAAAATTGATGCCACGACCATTCAAAACAGAAGTATGATTACCATTGGAGGATAA
- a CDS encoding molybdenum cofactor biosynthesis protein MoaE, with protein MSEKKITNIFVDGPIEPAFIADSIAKHNSKTAIGGHSIFMGQVRKDEIDGKCVAAIAYTAYEDLALEKMHQIREEIFEKYPLHCLHIYHSLGTVKTGEICLFVFTSSAHRKPAIAACSEVVDRLKAELPIWGKEIFEDETHQWKENI; from the coding sequence ATGAGCGAAAAAAAGATAACAAACATATTTGTAGATGGCCCAATCGAACCTGCTTTTATAGCCGACAGTATTGCCAAACACAACAGCAAAACAGCTATTGGTGGTCATAGTATTTTTATGGGCCAGGTGAGAAAAGATGAAATTGACGGTAAATGTGTTGCAGCGATAGCCTATACCGCCTACGAAGACCTTGCCCTCGAAAAGATGCATCAGATCAGGGAGGAAATCTTCGAAAAATATCCACTCCATTGCTTACATATTTACCACAGCTTAGGCACAGTTAAAACAGGCGAAATCTGCCTTTTTGTTTTCACTTCGTCAGCACACCGTAAACCTGCAATAGCGGCCTGTAGTGAAGTGGTAGACCGGTTAAAAGCAGAATTACCGATCTGGGGAAAAGAAATATTCGAAGACGAAACCCATCAGTGGAAAGAAAATATCTAA
- a CDS encoding ThiF family adenylyltransferase, translating into MSAERYNRQIILKGFGEEAQQKLLRAKILVIGIGGLGCPALQYLAAAGIGHIGIVDDDTISLSNLHRQILFTTADIGKLKVEVAAKRLQEMNTQIGIIRHPIRLQKNNILDILSRYDYILDGTDNFESRYLINDACALLNKPLIFAAVSAFEGQLAIFNTPDHLTPSTNYRDIFPVPPDKGEVANCAENGVLGILPGILGTMAAAETIKLIAKIGQPLTNKILSYSLLTQEQYTINISHGGGYTLPKTVDEFLNMDYQDTSEGPQGYIEIDASELVKLQQLDSIILIDVREKHEVPVLDKQIFTQVPMSEFGAFMNKEFYQKHVVLICQHGIRSVAAAEAMQEKYGDAKKIYSLKGGIVKWRDHFLKH; encoded by the coding sequence ATGAGTGCAGAGCGTTACAACAGACAGATTATCCTTAAAGGATTTGGGGAGGAAGCACAACAAAAGCTTTTAAGGGCTAAAATCCTTGTTATTGGCATAGGTGGCTTAGGCTGTCCTGCGTTGCAATACCTGGCTGCTGCCGGCATTGGCCACATTGGAATTGTTGATGATGATACCATTTCATTATCTAATTTACATAGACAGATTCTTTTCACTACGGCTGATATCGGAAAGCTGAAAGTAGAGGTTGCGGCAAAACGCCTGCAGGAAATGAATACTCAGATCGGGATCATCCGCCATCCCATCCGTTTACAGAAAAATAATATCCTTGATATTCTATCCAGATACGATTACATATTGGATGGTACCGACAATTTTGAATCCAGATACCTGATTAACGATGCCTGTGCATTATTGAACAAACCGCTTATATTTGCTGCAGTTTCGGCTTTTGAGGGGCAATTGGCCATATTTAACACCCCTGATCATTTAACGCCCAGCACCAATTACCGTGATATTTTCCCCGTTCCACCCGATAAAGGAGAAGTAGCCAATTGTGCCGAAAATGGCGTTTTAGGTATATTACCAGGCATATTGGGTACCATGGCAGCCGCAGAAACCATTAAATTGATTGCCAAAATCGGGCAGCCGCTCACCAATAAAATTTTAAGTTACAGCTTACTTACACAAGAACAATATACCATCAACATCAGTCACGGAGGCGGTTATACCCTGCCTAAAACAGTTGATGAATTTTTAAATATGGATTATCAGGATACGAGCGAAGGACCACAGGGATATATAGAAATTGATGCCAGCGAACTGGTGAAACTTCAGCAGTTAGACTCTATAATTTTAATCGATGTACGGGAAAAACACGAAGTACCCGTTTTGGATAAACAGATCTTTACACAAGTACCGATGTCGGAGTTTGGTGCTTTTATGAATAAAGAGTTTTACCAAAAACATGTCGTTTTAATCTGCCAGCACGGTATTAGAAGTGTAGCTGCTGCAGAGGCCATGCAGGAAAAATATGGCGATGCAAAAAAAATATACAGTTTAAAAGGTGGTATTGTAAAATGGAGAGATCATTTTCTCAAACACTGA
- the glp gene encoding gephyrin-like molybdotransferase Glp: protein MISVKEAKDLISQHITALNPISIDLAKASGHILAAHIYAKYDIPAFSQSSMDGYAIKFADHEQELALIGEMAAGTANKIAIQNGETSRIFTGAPLPKGADTVVMQEKITRTDGKITLQDPNLKIGLNVRDKGSEITAGALAMERGNLLSPAAIGFLAGIGVNEVSVYPMPKISVIVTGKELQQPGKALEFGQVYESNSYSLSAALKYEGIEQIAVYEADDDLEILKNVLQNAVENSDVVLLTGGVSVGDYDFVIEAASSCGIKQVFHKVKQKPGKPLFFGTKDQKLIFGLPGNPSSVLSCYYNYVLPAIKALSHKNNSVIEVQAELTHGYSKPAGLTHFLKGKYENGKVTPLSAQESYRLSSFAQANCLICLDETKEHFKQGDILTVMILPN from the coding sequence ATGATCAGCGTTAAAGAAGCAAAAGATCTCATTTCTCAACACATCACAGCACTAAACCCCATTTCAATTGATTTGGCTAAGGCATCAGGACACATTCTTGCAGCCCATATTTATGCGAAATACGATATTCCTGCATTTAGCCAGTCATCTATGGATGGCTATGCCATTAAGTTCGCAGATCACGAACAAGAGCTCGCCTTAATCGGCGAAATGGCCGCAGGAACGGCAAATAAGATTGCCATACAAAACGGCGAAACCAGTAGAATATTTACAGGAGCTCCGCTACCTAAAGGTGCCGATACTGTGGTGATGCAGGAAAAAATCACACGTACAGATGGGAAAATCACCTTACAAGATCCCAATTTAAAGATTGGCTTAAACGTACGGGATAAAGGTTCAGAAATTACGGCTGGCGCATTGGCGATGGAACGTGGAAATCTGCTTAGTCCTGCTGCCATTGGCTTTCTGGCCGGGATTGGTGTTAACGAAGTCAGTGTTTACCCCATGCCAAAGATTTCGGTTATTGTAACGGGAAAAGAATTACAACAACCGGGAAAAGCCCTCGAATTTGGACAGGTGTACGAATCGAATTCCTATTCTCTATCGGCGGCTTTAAAATATGAAGGCATTGAACAAATTGCTGTTTACGAAGCAGATGATGATCTGGAAATCCTTAAAAACGTATTACAAAATGCAGTAGAAAACAGTGATGTTGTCCTGCTAACGGGAGGTGTAAGTGTAGGCGATTATGATTTTGTAATAGAAGCCGCTTCATCTTGTGGCATCAAACAGGTTTTCCATAAGGTGAAACAGAAACCCGGCAAACCTTTGTTTTTTGGCACAAAAGATCAAAAATTAATATTCGGACTTCCGGGTAACCCTTCATCTGTATTGAGTTGTTATTATAATTATGTGCTGCCAGCTATTAAAGCATTATCCCATAAAAATAATAGTGTAATTGAGGTCCAGGCCGAGCTCACACATGGCTATTCAAAACCTGCGGGGCTTACACATTTCCTTAAAGGCAAATATGAAAACGGGAAGGTTACACCTCTCAGCGCACAGGAATCTTACCGGTTAAGCTCCTTTGCACAGGCCAATTGCCTGATCTGCCTGGATGAAACAAAAGAACATTTTAAACAAGGTGACATCCTAACCGTAATGATTTTACCAAACTAA
- the moaCB gene encoding bifunctional molybdenum cofactor biosynthesis protein MoaC/MoaB: MVNITKKSNTLRIAIATATVKVSKQETIDAVEQRKIPKGDVFEFARAAGLFGVKKTSDVIPDCHPLPIEYTAITYEIVGLTIIIMVEVHTIYKTGVEVEAMHGASVTALTMYDMLKPIDKGVEIENIKLLKKSGGKSDLKNARFPEIKAAVVVCSDSIFENKSQDSSGKAIISRLTQWDINAEKYEIVPDEMNIIRDKASELSKHGYHLIIFTGGTGLSPRDLTPEAIAPLIDRNIEGIMETARRYGQERMPYAMLSRGVAGFIGETLVLTFPGSKSGVEESIDALFPQVLHLFKVIKGEKH, encoded by the coding sequence ATGGTAAACATCACAAAAAAATCCAACACTTTAAGGATTGCTATTGCGACCGCTACGGTAAAAGTATCGAAGCAGGAAACTATTGATGCCGTTGAACAGCGCAAAATACCTAAGGGCGATGTATTCGAATTCGCCCGTGCAGCCGGCTTATTCGGGGTAAAAAAAACGAGTGATGTAATTCCGGATTGTCACCCTCTTCCGATTGAATATACCGCCATTACCTACGAAATTGTGGGTTTAACCATTATTATTATGGTAGAAGTACATACTATTTATAAAACAGGTGTTGAAGTTGAAGCCATGCATGGCGCCTCGGTTACGGCTTTAACCATGTACGATATGTTAAAACCGATTGATAAAGGTGTTGAAATAGAAAATATTAAACTTTTAAAAAAATCCGGAGGGAAATCTGACCTTAAAAATGCCAGATTTCCTGAAATAAAAGCTGCAGTTGTGGTCTGCTCAGATTCTATTTTTGAAAACAAATCACAGGATAGTTCTGGCAAAGCCATTATTTCAAGGCTCACTCAATGGGATATCAATGCAGAGAAATATGAAATCGTACCAGACGAAATGAATATCATACGCGATAAAGCCAGCGAATTGAGCAAACATGGTTATCATTTAATCATTTTTACAGGAGGAACGGGACTTTCACCCCGGGATTTAACTCCCGAAGCCATTGCACCTTTAATAGACAGGAATATCGAAGGGATCATGGAAACAGCTCGTCGTTACGGACAGGAGCGTATGCCTTATGCCATGCTTTCGCGTGGTGTGGCAGGCTTTATAGGAGAAACACTGGTGCTTACCTTCCCAGGTTCAAAAAGTGGTGTAGAAGAAAGCATAGATGCCCTATTCCCACAGGTTTTGCATTTATTTAAGGTGATTAAAGGCGAGAAACATTAA